The following DNA comes from Marichromatium purpuratum 984.
GGCGCAACCTAGACTGACCGATACTGGACCCGACACTCGAACCGGCCCGCTCGCGTCACGTCGACTCACCGACGACCTCGTGTCGCGAACGGCACCGACATCGCACAGCGCGCCACACCCGCGCCGGGTTCCGGCGTGGCCGTAAGCTATCGACCGGGATCCGGACGGTCAACACACGGCCCGGGCGCGCCACCGGCGGTTGACGCCCCTGCTTGATTATCATCGGGACGACTTGTAGCTTGCCCCGAACGCGCGCCCCGGGACGGCGCGCCCCACCCTTTCCGACCCGCTGAGATCGACGTGACAGACTACAAACAGACGCTCAATCTTCCCAAGACCGGCTTCGCGATGAAGGCCAACCTGGCGCAGCGTGAGCCCGAGATGCTCAAACGCTGGGAATCGATGGATCTCTACGCGCGCATCCGCGAGGCCCGCGCCAGCGCCGAGCGCTTCGTGCTGCACGACGGCCCGCCCTACGCCAACGGCGACATCCACATCGGCCACGCGGTCAACAAGGTGCTCAAGGACATCATCGTCAAGTCGCGCACCCTGACCGGTTTCGACGCCCCCTACGTGCCGGGTTGGGACTGTCACGGTCTGCCGATCGAGCTCCAGGTCGAGAAGAAGAAGGGCAAGCCGGGTCAGAAGATCAGCGCCGCCGAGTTCCGGCGCGCCTGTCGCGACTACGCCACGCGTCAGGTCGACGGCCAGCGCACCGATTTCAAACGTCTCGGCGTGCTCGGTGACTGGGACAACCCCTATCTCACCATGGACTACGGCTTCGAGGCCGACATCATCCGCACGCTCGGTCGCATCATCGACAATGGGCACGTCCACAAGGGCTTCAAGCCGGTGCACTGGTGCGTCGACTGCGGCTCGGCGCTGGCCGAGGCCGAGGTCGAGTACGCCGACAAGCAGTCGATCGCCATCGATGTGCGCTTCCAGCTGGTCGACCCCGACGCCCTCGACGGTCGCTGTCACACCGCCCCCGACGGCGCCGGCGCCGGCCCGGCGGCGGTGGTGATCTGGACCACCACGCCCTGGACCCTGCCGGCCAACCAGGCCGTCGCGCTCAACGCCGAACTCGAATACGTGGTGGTCGAGGCCGAGCACGACACCGCCCCGGGCGGGCGCGAGCGGCTGATCGTCGCCGAGGGGCTGCTCAAGGACACCATGGACCGCTGGGGCATCGAGCGCTACCGGGTGCTCGGCTATGCCCGCGGCATCGACCTCGAGGGGCTGCGCCTGCACCACCCCTTCTACGATCGCGAGGTACCGGTGATCGTCGGCGAACACGTCAGCCTCGATGCCGGTACCGGCGCGGTGCACACCGCCCCCGGCCACGGTCTCGACGACTATCTGGTCGGTCAGCGCTACGGCCTGCCGGTCGACAACCCGGTCGGCGGCGACGGGCGCTTCCTGCCCGGTACCGAGCTGTTCGCCGGCGAGCACGTGTTCAAGGCCAACGAGCACGTGCTCGAGGCGCTCAAGGCGCGCGGCGCGCTGCTGCTCGAGACCCGTATCACGCACAGTTATCCGCACTGCTGGCGACACAAGACGCCGATCATCTTCCGCGCCACCCCGCAGTGGTTCATCAGCATGGAGCAGGCCGGGCTGCGCGCCGCGGCACTCGGCGAGATCGCCGAGGTCGACTGGCTGCCGGAGTGGGGCCGCAACCGCATCGAGGCGATGGTCCAGGGCCGTCCCGACTGGTGCATCTCGCGCCAGCGTACCTGGGGCGTGCCGATCCCGCTGTTCGTCCACAAGGAGACGGCGGCGCTGCACCCGCGCACCGCCGAGCTGATCGAGCAGGTCGCCGAGCGCGTCGAGCGCGAGGGCATCGAGGCCTGGTTCGCGCTCGATCCGGCCGAACTCCTCGGCGCCGAGGAGGCCGCGCACTACGACAAGGTGCACGATACCCTCGATGTCTGGTTCGACTCCGGGGTGACCCACGCCTGCGTGCTCGACCGCCGCGCCGAACTCGGTCGCCCGGCCGATCTCTATCTGGAGGGTTCGGACCAGCACCGCGGCTGGTTCCAGTCCTCGCTGATGACCTCCACCGCGATCCACGGTCACGCGCCCTATCGCCAGGTGCTCACCCACGGCTTCACCGTCGACGCCAAGGGCGAGAAGATGTCGAAGTCCAAGGGCAACGTGGTCAGCCCGCAGACGGTGGTCAAGAACCTCGGGGCCGACATCATCCGGCTGTGGGTCGCGGGCACCGACTATCGCGGCGAGATGAGCGTCAGCGACGAGATCCTCAAGCGCACTGCCGACAGCTACCGGCGCATCCGCAACACCGCGCGCTTCCTGCTCGCCAACCTCAACG
Coding sequences within:
- the ileS gene encoding isoleucine--tRNA ligase, with translation MTDYKQTLNLPKTGFAMKANLAQREPEMLKRWESMDLYARIREARASAERFVLHDGPPYANGDIHIGHAVNKVLKDIIVKSRTLTGFDAPYVPGWDCHGLPIELQVEKKKGKPGQKISAAEFRRACRDYATRQVDGQRTDFKRLGVLGDWDNPYLTMDYGFEADIIRTLGRIIDNGHVHKGFKPVHWCVDCGSALAEAEVEYADKQSIAIDVRFQLVDPDALDGRCHTAPDGAGAGPAAVVIWTTTPWTLPANQAVALNAELEYVVVEAEHDTAPGGRERLIVAEGLLKDTMDRWGIERYRVLGYARGIDLEGLRLHHPFYDREVPVIVGEHVSLDAGTGAVHTAPGHGLDDYLVGQRYGLPVDNPVGGDGRFLPGTELFAGEHVFKANEHVLEALKARGALLLETRITHSYPHCWRHKTPIIFRATPQWFISMEQAGLRAAALGEIAEVDWLPEWGRNRIEAMVQGRPDWCISRQRTWGVPIPLFVHKETAALHPRTAELIEQVAERVEREGIEAWFALDPAELLGAEEAAHYDKVHDTLDVWFDSGVTHACVLDRRAELGRPADLYLEGSDQHRGWFQSSLMTSTAIHGHAPYRQVLTHGFTVDAKGEKMSKSKGNVVSPQTVVKNLGADIIRLWVAGTDYRGEMSVSDEILKRTADSYRRIRNTARFLLANLNGFDPAGDLIDPAEMLALDRWAVDRAARLQQEIVAAYDDYQFHLICQKLQQFCVVDLGGFYLDVIKDRQYTTQADSLARRSCQSAMYHIIEAMARWMAPILSFTADEIWRHIPGERGETPFTEQWYAGLFTLAEDEPLGRAFWDRVIAVRAATGPALEAARKDGAIGAALDAELALYCAPELQATLERLEDELRFVLITSAVRLEPLDQAPEEAQDTELEGLRVMVAPSSHPKCVRCWHRRADVGADAEHPELCGRCVENVAGAGETRRYG